The nucleotide window ACTGATAATTTTCTTATAATCTTCAACTTCTTCTTTAAAAATATTGGGAAAGTGGTCAAAATATCTTTTTTCACCGAGGTTGTTGGTTTTTTTGGCGGCAAAGCTGTGAAAAGGCAACAGATCAATGCCTATAACACTATCGCCAAGAGGTTTTGCAAATGTTACAATATCTTTTGGATATTGCAGATCCCAGAAATTAACCGAATGGACAATAGGCAGTCTCAGCCTCATTTTAGTATTGCATTCAGCCATTTTTTTAGCATTTTCAAGAATCAGACGGTTGGATACGCCGGTCCATTTTTTATGTTTTTCATTATCCAGTTGTTTAATATCCAGCAGGACAAGGTCAACATATTTTAAAATGGATTTTATGGTATTCCAGTTTGCAAATCCCGTGGTATCCAGAACCGTATGCAGTCCTTCTTTTTTAGCCCTTTTTAAGAGAGACAGGGTCATGTCGGGATGCATGAGCGGTTCTCCTCCTGAAACAGTGAATCCGCCCCCGGATGATTCATAAAAAAGTAGATCTTTCATGACTTCCGTGAAAATTTCATCCACACTTTTCAATGTGCTGGTTAATTTAAGGGCATCAAATGAACATGCGTCAACACACTTCATGCACCTGGTGCATTTGTCCCTGTCGATCCTTGGCGGATCAACAGCTATTACTTCTTTTACTTCCGGTACATCAGGAATTTCTCTTTCTTTCTGCAAACTTGCAGGGATGGAACCATCTCCACCACCACCTCAGCAGTTGCCGGAAGGCTTTTCCTTGTATCTGACCCGGGGAGGGATTATGGCGTTTTCCGGACAGACTTGTGCACATGCACCGCATTTAGTGCATTTGTCCTCATAATGAAAAAATTCCTGATATGTATGGATGTTTTCAGGATTGTGGCACCATGCACAGTTGAGGGGACATCCTTTTAAAAAAACGGATGTCCGTATTCCAGGGCCATCATTGACTGAAAAACGTTGGATGTTCCCGACAAGATGTTTTATGTCTGAGTTGATTGCAGGGGTCATTTTAGGCCATCCTCAAATTTTATAAAACGTTATAACAGATTTTTAATGTCTTTCCAGGATTCACCGGCTTCAAACTTATCGCAGGCCTCCTGGCTTTTTTGTACCATTTTGCCTCTGATAGCCGTATTTGTTTGTTGTGAGGCAGCCAGTTGCATTCTTTCAACAAGGCATACGCCGGTTGAGGGATCCCCGGTAGGGGAAGGGGTCACGAATTTGCACTCTTTACAGGTCGGCATAACAAACCTCCTTTTTTAAATTATAATAGATTTTTAATATCTTTCCAGGATTCACCGGCTTCAAATTTAGGGCATGCTTCCATGGCTTTTTGTACCATTTTGCCCCTGATAGCTGTATTTGTTTGTTGTGAGGCAGCCAGTTGCATTCTTTCAACAAGGCATACGCCGGTTGAGGGATCACCGGTTGGGGACGGTGTGACAAACTTACATTCTTTACAAGTAGCCATAATACATACTCCTTTTAAACTGATAAAATGCTTACTATTGTATTCATCCCCGGGCTATATGCCGGGGATGAATACAATTAATTGAGTTGGTTATCCTGCCATATCCTGCTCGGTACGGGCGATAATCGTATCCTGCGAGTACCTGGCAAGGTCAATGAATTTTGCGCTGTATCCGGCAATCCTTACAAGGGTGTCTGTATATTTTTCAGGTTCAATTTGAGCTGCTTTCATGTCTTCCTGGGAGATGACATTGAATTGTACATGATCAATTCCCAAAGAATGCCATGTTTTCATGTAGGCGTGCCAGAGATCAAAACCGGCATCGCTGTTCATCAGAACAGTTGAAAGCCTTTGGTTCAAAAGGATGCCCTTGTGTTTGGAGGCATCAATTTTTGATACGGATTTTAAAACTGCTGTTGGACCTGATTTGTCACATCCCATGTAGGGTGAACAGCCGCCGTCATCCAGAGCTTCGCCTGCATGTCTTCCGTTTGCAGTAGCTGCAGTTTTCGGGCCGTTTACAATATAACCGGCAACGGACTGGGCCAGGGGCAGGGGATAGGTGCCTGAATAAGTGGTGTTTCTTTTCCACTCATCAGCAATCAGATCATAATATTTTGATGCGATTTCATCAGCGTAAGCGTCGTCATTACCAAACTTGGGAGCATTCCAGAAGTCAAGGCGCATTTCTTCTTTGCCTTCCCAGTTGTTTCTCAAGGCATCCATCAATTCGGCCATGGTATATTTTTTATCTTCAAATACCAGTTTTTTAATGGCTGCCATGGAATCAATGACCACAACACTGCCGCCGATTACATTGTGCCATGGATTGGCAACTTCCGCCAGTTCATTGGCATCCATACCTTTTTCCACGCATCCGTCGTCAATACTTGAAATAAATGGGCAGCACAGATATTTTGATTCCATTATCCGGCCCACATCTTTGGATCGCAGGCTTAATTCAATGGCATATCTCAGCTGTAACTTAACGGCGTTCCAGACTTCGTCAAATGACTTGAAGTCTTCGCCGTTACCGGTTTCAGGTCCCAGCTGTATATTGGTGAAAAATTCATCAAATCCGTTGGTCAGGGCAATTTCCATAACCTTGGCCGGGTAAACATCTGATCCGCCTTCACTTCTTGTTTTCTGGGTTCCTCGACGGCCTGTGATGCCGGGAGACATGCATAAAACAAGTGCCCAGTCTCTGGCAACTTCTTCGGGGACGTTAAAGTATTTGACCAATTGCTGTGTATTGAGCTCATCATTTTTTATGGATGGGAATCCAAATCCTTTTTTCACACAATCAAATACTCTTTTCTTTGTTTCAATATTGCCTATCTCATTCCATCTGAATGAAATGGACGGTTCTGTGGTAACAATACTTGAAGCAGCTTCCAGTATGCAGTTGGTGCAGTCGTTGCTGGCATCTGAGCCGTCCGGGTTGATACCGCCCAGGGTAAGTATAAACAGGTCGTTGGAGCCGGCAAAAAATTCTCGAAGCTGCCTTCCCTTTGTGCTGCCATGTTCAGATACTTTTAGTCTTTCACATTCAAAAAGTTCTACAGCCTCTTCTCTTGTCATGGGCTGCTCTGTTTTTTCAATTACACTCTTTTGAAAATAGGGCCAGAGCATTTTGTCTTCTTTTTGACCGTAGCCACTGCTGTAGCGTTCTATGGAGTGGCATAACAGGTAGGTAAACCATTTGGACTGCATGGCATCCTTGAGACCTCTTGCAGGATAAGCCGGAACGTGTCTGCAGATATCTGCGATTTCAAGAAGTTCTTCTTTTCTTTTGGGGTCGGTTAAAAAATTTTCCGCCATGATTTTGGCCAGCCTGGCATATCTTTGAGCCCAGGCTACAACTGCTTTCATGGCAATTAGCATGGCATTCCACTGGTCAATTTTATCCAGATAATGAAGGTTTTCCTGGCCGTTCCATGGGGATTTGCGCATTTCAGCGTTGGCATCGGCAATCTTTTTTTCAACTTCTTCTATTCTTTTGATCAGTCCGTCTTCAAGAACTGCTTCATAAGTCGGTACAATGCTTGAAAATGCGGTTACAAACATGGGAGGCTGCACGGTTGTTGCAGAATACATGACACCGATTTCTTCAGGTGTAAAATATTTTTCCCCTTTGGTCTGGATAGTATAGGGTCGCCAGTATTCTGCGATTTCCCGCATTTCATCTTTATGGTCGCAATACTGACTTTCAACCATATCTACGGTGGCAAAATAAGAAAGTTCCGGATACATGGGGAAATAATCGGGATGCTCTGTGTTGGCACCAACGATCAGTTCGTCATCCTGAATATGAATAGTGATGTTTTTAAGGATCTTTTCAAGTCCCCTGGCCCTTGCAATGCAATTGGGTTCTCCCACATTTTCTTTATGGGACTGGGTAATCAATCTGGCACGTTCAACTCCGGCTCTTACGCCTGCATGAACATATTCTCCGCCTGCTACATGTTTAAAACGGCATCTGTTTTTAAGTCTTGCGGTTCTT belongs to Desulfobacula toluolica Tol2 and includes:
- a CDS encoding 4Fe-4S binding protein, with amino-acid sequence MTPAINSDIKHLVGNIQRFSVNDGPGIRTSVFLKGCPLNCAWCHNPENIHTYQEFFHYEDKCTKCGACAQVCPENAIIPPRVRYKEKPSGNC
- a CDS encoding glycyl-radical enzyme activating protein, translated to MQKEREIPDVPEVKEVIAVDPPRIDRDKCTRCMKCVDACSFDALKLTSTLKSVDEIFTEVMKDLLFYESSGGGFTVSGGEPLMHPDMTLSLLKRAKKEGLHTVLDTTGFANWNTIKSILKYVDLVLLDIKQLDNEKHKKWTGVSNRLILENAKKMAECNTKMRLRLPIVHSVNFWDLQYPKDIVTFAKPLGDSVIGIDLLPFHSFAAKKTNNLGEKRYFDHFPNIFKEEVEDYKKIISKGGPWQTTIGGLIGVQQNEK
- a CDS encoding benzylsuccinate synthase subunit alpha codes for the protein MPTVATPTTERTARLKNRCRFKHVAGGEYVHAGVRAGVERARLITQSHKENVGEPNCIARARGLEKILKNITIHIQDDELIVGANTEHPDYFPMYPELSYFATVDMVESQYCDHKDEMREIAEYWRPYTIQTKGEKYFTPEEIGVMYSATTVQPPMFVTAFSSIVPTYEAVLEDGLIKRIEEVEKKIADANAEMRKSPWNGQENLHYLDKIDQWNAMLIAMKAVVAWAQRYARLAKIMAENFLTDPKRKEELLEIADICRHVPAYPARGLKDAMQSKWFTYLLCHSIERYSSGYGQKEDKMLWPYFQKSVIEKTEQPMTREEAVELFECERLKVSEHGSTKGRQLREFFAGSNDLFILTLGGINPDGSDASNDCTNCILEAASSIVTTEPSISFRWNEIGNIETKKRVFDCVKKGFGFPSIKNDELNTQQLVKYFNVPEEVARDWALVLCMSPGITGRRGTQKTRSEGGSDVYPAKVMEIALTNGFDEFFTNIQLGPETGNGEDFKSFDEVWNAVKLQLRYAIELSLRSKDVGRIMESKYLCCPFISSIDDGCVEKGMDANELAEVANPWHNVIGGSVVVIDSMAAIKKLVFEDKKYTMAELMDALRNNWEGKEEMRLDFWNAPKFGNDDAYADEIASKYYDLIADEWKRNTTYSGTYPLPLAQSVAGYIVNGPKTAATANGRHAGEALDDGGCSPYMGCDKSGPTAVLKSVSKIDASKHKGILLNQRLSTVLMNSDAGFDLWHAYMKTWHSLGIDHVQFNVISQEDMKAAQIEPEKYTDTLVRIAGYSAKFIDLARYSQDTIIARTEQDMAG